In Rhodoferax sediminis, the sequence ATCGCAGACCTCGCCATAGAATTCATGCCCGGCCGCGTTGATTTGTAGGGATGATCGTGTTGTCACGTTAATCACTCTAGGGTACGACGACGCGCATGGACTTGACACAGCGCAAGGTCGGTGCCGTCAGGCACGCCTGGAGCTTTTGTGCGTCGTCATGCGGGCATAGAAAAATCGCTTGGCCCCTTCGACCAGCACCAGGTAGGCTAGCACCATGCCGGTCAGCCACGCGAAGAAAATGGCGGGTGGCGACTCGAAATGGAACAGCGGGCCCAGCGGCGTGAAGGGCAGCAGCAGGGCCAGGGCTACGACGGCCACCGAGGCCGCCGTCAGCACCGCGCTGGGCCGGCTGGCCCAGGGCCTGCCGCGGGTGCGGATGACGAAGATCACCAGCACTTGGGTCACCAGCGACTCGATGAACCAGCCGGTATGGAACAGAGCCTCATCCGCGTGCAGCACCCGCAGCAGGATCCAGAAGGTCAATGCGTCGAAGGCCGAGCTGATCAGGCCGAACAGCCACATATAGCGCTGGATGAAGCCCATATCCAGCGTGCGCGGGCGGCGCAGGTCGCTGGCATCGACCCGGTCCAGGGGAATGGCCGCCTCCGACAGGTCGTACAGCACATTGTTGAGCAGGATCTGCGTGGGCAACATCGGCAGGAAGGGCAAGAACACCGAGGCGCCCGCCATGCTCAGCATGTTTCCGAAGTTGGAACTGGTTCCCATCATGATGTACTTCATCACGTTGCCGAAGGTGCGCCGGCCTTCGAGCACGCCTTCGTGCAGCACCGCAAGGTCGTGGTCGAGCATCACCATGTCGGCCACCTCGCGCGCCACATCGACCGCAGAGTCCACCGTGAGGCCGACGTCGGCCGAGCGCAGCGGCGGCGCGTCGTTGATGCCGTCGCCCAGGTAGCCGACCACATAGCCACGCGCCTTGAGCGCGAGCACGATGCGGTTCTTCTGGGCCGGGTTGACACGACAGAAGAGGGTGGTGTGGCCGACCCGCGCACGTAGCGCCGCCTCGTCCATATGCGCGATCTCCTGGCCGGTCAGCACGCCCTTGACTGGCAGTTTCAGCAGCGTGCACAGGTGCTGGGTCACGAGTTCACTGTCGCCGCTGACGATCTTCACGGCCACGCCGCTTTTCGCCAGTGCGGCCAGCGCGGCACCGGCGCCGGCCTTGGGCGGATCGATGAAGGCGGCAAAGCCCGCGAACACCAGGTCGCTCTCGTCGCGCACGTCGGCATGCAGGTGATCCGCGGACACCTCCCGCCAGGCGACGCCGAGCACGCGCAGACCCTCCCGCTCCAGGCCGTGGCAGCGTTCACGCAGGCCTTCGCGCGCGGCCGTATCCAGCGGCACCATCGAGCGCCCTTCATCCTGCTCGCAGCGGTCGCACAGCGCGAGCACGTCCTCGGGCGCGCCCTTGACCACCAGCCAGCGCGCATCGCCGCGATCGACCAGCACCGAGACGCGCCGGCGCTCGAAGTCGAAGGGCACCTCGTCCATCTTCTGCCAGGCCGAAATGTCCACTGGGCGCGCCAGAATGGCCTCGTCGAGCGGGCTGCGCAGGCCGCTTTCGAAGACGCTGTTGAGATAGGCCAGCATCAGCACGTGGGGTGTGTCGCGTCCGTCCACGTCCACGCAGCGCGCGAGGCTGATCTTTGCTTCGGTCAGCGTACCGGTCTTGTCGGTGCACAGCACGTCCATTGCGCCGAGGTTCTGGATCGAGGCCAGGCGCTTGACGATCACGCGGCGCTTGGCCATGCGCATCGCGCCGCGCGACAGCGTGACCGAGACCACCATCGGCAGCAGCTCCGGCGTCAGGCCGACCGCGAGCGCGATGGCGAACAGGAAGGAGTCCAGCAGCGGCCTGTGCAGCACCAGGTTGACCAGCATGACAAACAGGACCAGCAGCAGCGTGATGCGCATCAGCAGCATGCCGAAGCGGTGCATGCCGATTTCGAAGGCGGTGGGCGGCGGCTCGGCCTGGATGCTGTGCGCCACTTCGCCCAGCGCGGTTGCCCCCCCGGTGGCCATGACTTGCATCCGGGCGCTGCCGCTGACCACCGTGCTGCCCATGAAGGCCGCGTTGAGGGCCTGCTGCAGCTCCGTGGCGCCGGGTTCGAGCAGCCCTGGCCGCTTCTCGACCGGGTAGGACTCGCCAGTGAGCAGACCCTGGTTCACGAAGAAGTCGCGCGCCTCGAGCAGCCGGCCGTCGGCCGGCACACGGTCGCCGGCGGACAGCAGCACCAGATCGCCCGGCACGAGCTCGTCCACCGGGACCTCTTGCGTATGGGTATCGCGTAACACGCTGGCGCGCAGCGCCACCGATTCGCGCAGCTTCTGCGCGGCGAGGTTGGCGCGATGCTCTTGCACGAAATCCAGCGCCACGCTCAAAAGCACTATCAACAGGATGATCGTGAAGTTGGTCAGGTCGCCGGTCAGGGCTGAGACCGCGCTGGCGGCCAGCAGAATAAGCACCAGTGGATTGCGAAAGCGCGCCAGGAACTGCAGCAGCAGCGCCTGGCGCTTGCGCGACTCGAAGCTGTTCGGACCGAAGCGCGCGAGCGCCTGCTGCGCCTCGGCTTGCGACAGGCCCCCGCTCCCGGTTGGCGCTGCCTCCAGCCACCAGGGCTGGGCGGGGCCGGCAGGAGCGGGGGGCGTACTGATCAGGCGCGCAGTACGCATTTTTGTGAAGGCGCTGCGTGCGCCGCTGCAAGTCGCATTTCGCCATCAGCGCCGCAGGCATGCTTCATGTCGTACGCCATGGTGAATTCCTTTCGCGCAAAGAAGCTGTCGGAGTTTCATACTGATGCGGTAGCTGGTTGCGGGCACAAGACTAGGTATGTGGACTGCCGCACCATGCGGATGGCTGGTGTTCTTGGCGTGTTGCTTTCCGTGGTGCTCGTTTTACCTCTGCCGTTGGTGAATGTCCCTTGCGGCATCGCACTGGTGCTGCTTTCACTCGGGGGGTTATATGAGGACGGCCTTTTTTTGATATTGGGCTTCGTTGCCGGATTCGCATCGCTTGGGCTGACCGCAGCTGTTGTGATTTTTTCTTTGCGCGTCGGCAAGCAGATTCTGTTGCTCTGGCATTTCTGAGTATCCTGAAGATCATTGACGCAATGTCGCTGCGCGCTCTTCGCCGCTGAGCGGCTCGGCCATTGCAGATAGTTCATTCAAAACGGCGATGTCGGCTTCGGATGCATCGCCCTGGCGGGCCAGCAGGCGCGCGCGCAGCACCGGTAGCGGCGCCTCGCAGGCCACAATCGAAAACGGCACGCCGAGCGCGCGTGCCAGCGCAAGCGCCTCGGTTCTTTCCGCGCGGCGCAGGAACGCGGCGTCGAGGATCACCGGGAAGCCCGCCTGCAATGCGATGCGCGTTATTTTGAACAGGTGGCCGTAGGTGCGCGCCGAGGCCGTGGCGTCGTACAGGTTCAGTCCCCTGGCGCGTGAATCCTCGAGCATGCCAAGCCCGAACAGGCGCTTGCGCTCCACATCCGAGCGCAGTCTGATGGCGCCCTCGCTCTCCAGCAGGCGCTGCGAGACGAATGTCTTGCCTGACCCCGGCAGGCCGTGGGTGATGAACAGCCGGGCGTTGCCCCGCTGTGTCCAATCCAGCGCAATGTCCAGGTACTTGCGCGCGGCGGTGCCGCCCGCGCCGCGGAGGTGTTCCACCTGGGCTCGCACCAGTGCCCGGTAAACCACCGAAAAGCGCAAGCCGGGCAGGCCGTCATGGTCACCTGTCCGGTCGAGCCACCCGTTGATGAAGCGAAAGGCGAAGTCGCGCCGATGCTGGGCGGCGAAGTCCATCATGACGAACGCCGCGTCGTCGAGCACGTCGATCCAGCGCAGCGCCGGGTCGAACTCGATGCAATCGAAGGCGGCAATGGTGCCATCGAGGCTCACCACGTTGGCCAGGTGCAGGTCACCGTGGCATTCGCGCACACGGCCGTTTGCCTTGCGCGATGTCCACAAGGGCGCCAATGTGACGGCTTGGGCTTCGAGCCAGGCCCGCAGAGCGGCGTGCTCCGTGTCGCTTGCCAACGTTTGCACGCGCTCGAGCGCCGCCAGCGCGGCGCTGCGCCGGAGTTCGGCGCTGGCGAAACGGCTCGTGGCCGCGGCGCCCGGCGTACGCTCGTGAAAATCGGCGAGCAGCGCGGCCAGCCGATCGACATCGCCGGCGGCAAGGCGGCCTGCGTCAAGCTGCTCGCTAAACAGCGCGCCCGAAGCAAAGCGGCGCATGCGCACCGCATATTCCAGGGTTGGACCCGGGCCATCGAGTACCGGCGACTCCAGCGTGCCGGTGATACGCGTGACGCCAAGATACAACGAGGGCGCCAGCCTGTGGTTCAGCCGCACCTCTTCTTCGCAGAAATGCTGGCGCGCCTGCAGTGTGCCGTAGTCGACGAAAGGCAGCCGTACCGGCTTTTTGATCTTGTAAGCGGTGTCGCTCGTCAGCAGCACCCACGAGATAAGGGTTTCGATGAGTCGGGCATCCAGCGCACGAGCCAGTGCTTTGACGAGAGCAGTGGAGTCAACAGTTTGCATCCTGGGGCGAGGGTAAGCCACGAAAGTGGCGTTGGACTTGATGTCTGTCAAATGCGTGGTGCTTCCACCTCGTTAGGCTGAACCTTTGTAATTCTTCAGGAGCGGCACATGGCAACAACGAGACGCATCGCTGTGATAACCGGTGGCACGGGAGGACTCGGTGAGGCGGTTTGCAGACGCCTGGCCGATGACGACTTCACGGTTGTGGCACTGCATTCGCCCGGGAACCAACAAGTACAGGCTTGGCAGACGGCGCAGGAGGCGGTGGGTTACCACTTTGGAACGGTGGGGGTTGACGTCGCAAGTTTCGATTCCTGCGCGGCTGCGGCGCAGGCCATCCACCAGCAACATGGCCCTGTGTCCGTGCTGGTCAAC encodes:
- the mgtA gene encoding magnesium-translocating P-type ATPase, producing MRTARLISTPPAPAGPAQPWWLEAAPTGSGGLSQAEAQQALARFGPNSFESRKRQALLLQFLARFRNPLVLILLAASAVSALTGDLTNFTIILLIVLLSVALDFVQEHRANLAAQKLRESVALRASVLRDTHTQEVPVDELVPGDLVLLSAGDRVPADGRLLEARDFFVNQGLLTGESYPVEKRPGLLEPGATELQQALNAAFMGSTVVSGSARMQVMATGGATALGEVAHSIQAEPPPTAFEIGMHRFGMLLMRITLLLVLFVMLVNLVLHRPLLDSFLFAIALAVGLTPELLPMVVSVTLSRGAMRMAKRRVIVKRLASIQNLGAMDVLCTDKTGTLTEAKISLARCVDVDGRDTPHVLMLAYLNSVFESGLRSPLDEAILARPVDISAWQKMDEVPFDFERRRVSVLVDRGDARWLVVKGAPEDVLALCDRCEQDEGRSMVPLDTAAREGLRERCHGLEREGLRVLGVAWREVSADHLHADVRDESDLVFAGFAAFIDPPKAGAGAALAALAKSGVAVKIVSGDSELVTQHLCTLLKLPVKGVLTGQEIAHMDEAALRARVGHTTLFCRVNPAQKNRIVLALKARGYVVGYLGDGINDAPPLRSADVGLTVDSAVDVAREVADMVMLDHDLAVLHEGVLEGRRTFGNVMKYIMMGTSSNFGNMLSMAGASVFLPFLPMLPTQILLNNVLYDLSEAAIPLDRVDASDLRRPRTLDMGFIQRYMWLFGLISSAFDALTFWILLRVLHADEALFHTGWFIESLVTQVLVIFVIRTRGRPWASRPSAVLTAASVAVVALALLLPFTPLGPLFHFESPPAIFFAWLTGMVLAYLVLVEGAKRFFYARMTTHKSSRRA
- a CDS encoding exopolysaccharide biosynthesis protein — its product is MSYAMVNSFRAKKLSEFHTDAVAGCGHKTRYVDCRTMRMAGVLGVLLSVVLVLPLPLVNVPCGIALVLLSLGGLYEDGLFLILGFVAGFASLGLTAAVVIFSLRVGKQILLLWHF
- a CDS encoding AAA family ATPase, whose translation is MQTVDSTALVKALARALDARLIETLISWVLLTSDTAYKIKKPVRLPFVDYGTLQARQHFCEEEVRLNHRLAPSLYLGVTRITGTLESPVLDGPGPTLEYAVRMRRFASGALFSEQLDAGRLAAGDVDRLAALLADFHERTPGAAATSRFASAELRRSAALAALERVQTLASDTEHAALRAWLEAQAVTLAPLWTSRKANGRVRECHGDLHLANVVSLDGTIAAFDCIEFDPALRWIDVLDDAAFVMMDFAAQHRRDFAFRFINGWLDRTGDHDGLPGLRFSVVYRALVRAQVEHLRGAGGTAARKYLDIALDWTQRGNARLFITHGLPGSGKTFVSQRLLESEGAIRLRSDVERKRLFGLGMLEDSRARGLNLYDATASARTYGHLFKITRIALQAGFPVILDAAFLRRAERTEALALARALGVPFSIVACEAPLPVLRARLLARQGDASEADIAVLNELSAMAEPLSGEERAATLRQ